A stretch of Desulfitobacterium dichloroeliminans LMG P-21439 DNA encodes these proteins:
- the allB gene encoding allantoinase AllB has product MSSHYDLIIRNGHVVCPDGVRKADIAVYDEKIVDIADEISGEAKEVVDATGKYVFPGTTDGHVHFNDPGRTEWETISTGSSALAAGGGVAFFDMPLNCNPCTLDAVHFNNKLAVAQKDSLVDYGFWGGLTPNNLDKLDELAECGVIGFKAFSCHSGIDEFGRLDDYTALVGMQKLAKLGLPLMVHCENAEITKELTELSLANNRAGVRDYFAARPPITEIENVSRMITFAEETGCKLIIAHISTAKAVELVTEARKRGVDVCCETIGHYLYLTGDDVERLGTVAKCSPPIRDGANQSKMWGKLFNDEIAFVSSDHSPCDPKLKDGEFMRVWGGISACQTTLQGLLTHAYHDRKFPLLDIARLTAQNVNDIFNIQGKGKIQAGYDADFALVDLNQEFTLQADDLFYKHKVSPYVGDRFRGNVTQTILRGTTIFKDGKIVSKPIGKHLKPTL; this is encoded by the coding sequence ATGAGCAGTCATTATGATTTAATTATCCGCAATGGACATGTGGTTTGCCCCGATGGTGTACGGAAAGCTGATATTGCTGTCTATGACGAGAAGATTGTTGACATCGCCGATGAAATTTCCGGTGAAGCCAAGGAAGTTGTGGATGCCACCGGAAAATATGTCTTTCCCGGTACGACCGATGGACACGTCCATTTTAATGACCCCGGAAGAACAGAATGGGAAACAATCTCCACAGGCTCAAGTGCTTTAGCCGCCGGTGGCGGAGTCGCTTTCTTTGATATGCCTCTCAACTGTAACCCTTGCACCCTAGATGCAGTTCACTTCAATAATAAACTGGCCGTAGCTCAGAAGGATTCCTTAGTGGACTACGGTTTCTGGGGCGGCCTCACTCCGAACAACCTAGATAAGCTAGATGAACTAGCCGAATGTGGAGTGATTGGCTTTAAAGCCTTTTCCTGCCACAGTGGCATTGATGAATTTGGGCGTTTGGACGATTACACTGCTTTAGTCGGCATGCAGAAGCTCGCCAAACTAGGGCTACCCTTGATGGTTCATTGCGAAAACGCTGAGATTACCAAAGAATTAACCGAGCTTTCTCTGGCCAATAATCGGGCAGGGGTGCGGGATTACTTCGCAGCTCGCCCACCTATTACTGAGATTGAAAATGTTTCGCGGATGATTACCTTCGCTGAAGAAACCGGTTGCAAGCTTATTATTGCTCACATCAGCACCGCCAAAGCAGTTGAACTTGTCACCGAGGCCCGAAAAAGAGGGGTTGATGTCTGTTGCGAAACCATCGGCCATTATCTCTACCTTACCGGCGACGATGTAGAACGCCTAGGAACCGTAGCGAAGTGTTCTCCTCCCATTCGCGATGGCGCAAACCAATCCAAAATGTGGGGAAAACTTTTCAATGATGAGATTGCTTTTGTTTCTTCTGATCACTCTCCTTGTGACCCTAAGCTTAAGGATGGAGAATTCATGCGTGTTTGGGGTGGCATATCGGCCTGCCAGACCACCCTGCAAGGCTTGCTCACTCATGCTTACCATGATCGGAAGTTCCCTCTTCTGGATATTGCCAGATTAACCGCCCAAAATGTTAATGACATTTTTAATATCCAGGGTAAAGGAAAAATCCAAGCCGGTTATGATGCAGACTTTGCCTTAGTAGACTTGAATCAAGAGTTCACCTTGCAAGCAGACGATCTCTTTTATAAGCATAAAGTTAGCCCTTATGTAGGCGATCGATTCCGCGGCAATGTTACACAAACCATTCTGAGAGGAACGACAATCTTTAAAGATGGAAAAATAGTCTCCAAGCCCATCGGTAAGCATCTCAAACCAACTCTATAA
- the allB gene encoding allantoinase AllB, translating to MFNLVIKNGKVVTADKVIEASIGISNGKIAAIIESGTEVAAEKVIDAQGKYVFPGAIDTHAHLNDPGYLWREDYAHGTAAAGVGGFTTIIDMPMQNEPAMTDGKILAKKLEAVSPNAYVDFCFWGGLVDYNLNNLKELDDKGCVAFKSFIGPVSPDYVSLSIGQAKEAMEICKEFDGRAGFHCEDYSIIKWEEARAARKEKNDWQDFLDSRPVLAELVATQNIIDVAKEVGAKVHICHVSHPRVAEIIRQAQIEGVDVTAETCGHYLVFTDQDVIKNGSLFKCAPPLRDAAAMEGMWEYINNGTLSAIASDHSPCELSEKSEAQYGVFGAWGGISGIQNVMQVVFSEGVVKRGYSPTLLARSLSQGPAKAFGIFGKKGALQVGFDADLVILDPDKEWEITPESLHYVNPISAFVGLKGQGLPVCTLVRGQVVAQDGQVVGQKGFGEYVEKLK from the coding sequence GTGTTTAATCTCGTCATTAAAAACGGTAAGGTTGTGACTGCTGACAAAGTTATTGAGGCAAGCATCGGTATTAGTAACGGAAAAATTGCCGCCATCATCGAGTCAGGAACAGAGGTCGCAGCAGAAAAGGTTATCGATGCCCAGGGCAAGTACGTTTTCCCTGGAGCTATCGATACCCATGCACATTTAAATGATCCTGGTTACCTCTGGAGAGAAGACTATGCACACGGTACTGCTGCCGCAGGGGTCGGCGGTTTTACCACTATCATTGATATGCCAATGCAAAATGAACCGGCCATGACCGATGGTAAAATCCTAGCTAAAAAGTTAGAAGCGGTTTCTCCTAACGCTTATGTAGATTTTTGTTTCTGGGGCGGTCTCGTCGATTATAATCTGAACAATCTGAAGGAACTAGATGATAAAGGCTGTGTAGCTTTTAAATCCTTTATCGGACCGGTTTCTCCAGACTATGTTTCTTTATCCATCGGCCAAGCCAAGGAGGCTATGGAGATTTGCAAGGAGTTCGATGGCCGGGCAGGCTTCCATTGCGAAGATTATTCTATTATCAAATGGGAAGAAGCCAGAGCCGCACGTAAAGAGAAAAATGATTGGCAGGACTTTCTTGATTCTCGCCCCGTCCTAGCTGAACTGGTTGCTACTCAAAATATCATCGATGTAGCCAAAGAAGTAGGAGCCAAGGTTCACATCTGTCATGTCAGTCATCCAAGAGTTGCCGAAATTATTCGCCAAGCCCAAATAGAGGGTGTAGATGTGACTGCTGAAACCTGTGGACATTATCTCGTCTTTACTGATCAAGATGTCATTAAAAATGGCAGTCTCTTTAAATGCGCACCGCCTTTGCGTGATGCCGCAGCTATGGAAGGGATGTGGGAGTACATCAACAATGGTACCTTATCCGCCATCGCCTCCGATCACTCTCCCTGCGAGCTTAGTGAAAAAAGCGAAGCGCAATATGGTGTTTTTGGCGCTTGGGGTGGAATCAGCGGCATCCAAAACGTGATGCAAGTAGTTTTTAGTGAAGGTGTCGTCAAGAGAGGCTATTCCCCTACTCTCTTAGCTCGCTCCTTAAGCCAAGGCCCAGCGAAAGCTTTTGGCATCTTTGGTAAAAAGGGCGCCCTTCAAGTAGGATTTGACGCTGACTTGGTCATCCTTGATCCAGATAAGGAATGGGAAATCACACCTGAATCCTTACATTATGTTAATCCAATCTCTGCCTTTGTTGGTCTGAAAGGCCAAGGCCTTCCCGTATGCACCTTAGTCAGAGGTCAAGTGGTTGCTCAAGATGGTCAAGTGGTAGGTCAAAAGGGCTTTGGAGAATATGTTGAGAAGCTAAAATAG
- a CDS encoding Zn-dependent hydrolase, which produces MINKERVYQRLQELGKIGLRESGGVTRHAFTAEHRTSKDLVAEYMRQAGLSVREDAVGNLIGRREGRDPHAPVVLTGSHIDTVCDGGIFDGGLGIIGGIEVLQTLKEQGIETQHPIEVYAFNDEEGSRFSFSMFGSRGVIGDLSPKDLEMKDKAGMTVAQAMSEQGFDSVKIQEAIRAKEELKAFVELHIEQGKVLERNDLSVGIVTGIVNELWMKIVVNGEAGHAGATPMNLRQDALVAAAEMVQVIESEAKKTGSTVATVGRFNVFPGGINIIPGRVEFTLDLRDISQEVSDQVEAAIFKEIERICQERGVQIETEILQRIPPTPCSQEFQLAAKKACQEIGLKYFCLPSGAGHDAMQMVNICPIGMIFIRSKDGISHNPAEWSSMEDCADGVNVLYHVLLDTAVRI; this is translated from the coding sequence ATGATTAACAAAGAACGTGTATATCAGCGATTACAAGAATTGGGGAAGATCGGTCTGAGAGAATCCGGCGGGGTAACTCGCCATGCTTTTACAGCTGAACATCGGACCTCAAAGGACTTAGTGGCTGAGTACATGCGGCAAGCAGGCTTGAGTGTCCGTGAAGATGCTGTAGGGAATCTGATTGGCCGTCGCGAAGGAAGGGACCCTCACGCCCCTGTGGTTCTTACGGGTTCCCATATTGATACGGTCTGTGACGGTGGAATCTTCGACGGTGGCCTAGGGATAATTGGTGGCATCGAAGTGCTTCAGACTTTAAAGGAACAAGGAATCGAAACCCAACACCCCATTGAGGTGTATGCTTTCAATGATGAAGAAGGTTCCCGGTTTAGCTTTAGTATGTTTGGTAGCCGTGGTGTCATCGGTGACCTTTCGCCTAAAGACTTGGAAATGAAGGATAAAGCTGGTATGACTGTGGCGCAGGCTATGAGTGAGCAGGGCTTTGACTCCGTGAAAATTCAGGAAGCCATTCGCGCCAAGGAAGAATTGAAGGCCTTTGTCGAGCTTCATATTGAGCAGGGGAAGGTATTGGAACGCAATGATCTCTCGGTCGGTATCGTCACAGGCATTGTCAATGAGCTATGGATGAAGATTGTTGTCAATGGCGAGGCGGGCCATGCTGGAGCAACTCCCATGAATCTTCGTCAGGATGCTTTGGTGGCTGCCGCTGAGATGGTTCAAGTCATAGAGAGCGAAGCCAAGAAAACAGGAAGTACTGTCGCAACCGTAGGGAGATTCAATGTTTTTCCGGGCGGTATTAACATTATTCCTGGGCGTGTGGAATTTACTTTGGATTTGCGGGATATCTCTCAAGAAGTCAGTGATCAAGTAGAGGCCGCTATATTTAAAGAAATTGAGAGAATATGCCAAGAACGAGGAGTTCAGATTGAAACGGAAATCCTGCAGCGGATTCCTCCGACACCTTGTTCCCAAGAATTTCAACTAGCGGCCAAAAAGGCTTGTCAAGAGATCGGGTTGAAATATTTCTGTTTACCCAGCGGCGCGGGACATGATGCGATGCAAATGGTTAATATTTGCCCCATTGGGATGATCTTTATCCGCTCCAAAGACGGAATCAGTCATAATCCGGCTGAATGGAGCAGTATGGAAGATTGCGCTGATGGAGTGAATGTATTGTACCATGTTTTACTTGATACGGCAGTGCGCATATAG
- a CDS encoding RidA family protein has product MMDIEEVLKAKYNLELPVPSEPDGFYSRVIQTGNLLYVCGHTPKLQGEYVFLGKLGEDFTVDQGQEAARIAMSNCLAALQEYLGDLNKIKQFVQVIGYVRSADNFTQQPLVMNGASELLLTCFGERGKHTRMALGTNQLPGGAAVEIMCVVEV; this is encoded by the coding sequence ATGATGGATATTGAAGAGGTCTTAAAAGCGAAGTACAATCTGGAGTTGCCAGTTCCTTCAGAACCCGATGGATTTTATTCCAGAGTGATTCAGACAGGAAATCTACTTTATGTCTGCGGACATACCCCTAAACTTCAAGGAGAATATGTGTTTTTGGGCAAGCTGGGCGAGGATTTCACTGTGGATCAGGGACAAGAGGCAGCCCGAATTGCCATGAGCAATTGTCTGGCCGCCTTGCAGGAATACCTTGGAGACTTAAATAAAATTAAGCAATTTGTTCAGGTCATTGGCTATGTTCGCAGTGCCGACAACTTTACCCAGCAGCCGTTAGTGATGAACGGAGCGTCCGAGTTGCTTTTGACCTGTTTTGGTGAAAGAGGAAAGCATACCCGCATGGCCTTGGGTACCAATCAGCTTCCCGGTGGCGCTGCAGTGGAAATTATGTGTGTTGTTGAAGTATAA
- a CDS encoding ureidoglycolate lyase translates to MSRILKVETLTKEAFEPFGYLLYPNPGIAPFKNTPPIFTDRMPFEVDEGESEFVYALLDRKEFKFSNLERHIKVTQGFFMMTSGPAIITVAPATDPSDLESLPSLDSVRAFLWERDMCFVLHRGVWHGTILPLEPKFAYILATRKQTSDESIAPLYDGDVQIRELGETFELKL, encoded by the coding sequence ATGAGCCGTATACTTAAAGTCGAGACCTTAACCAAGGAAGCTTTTGAACCTTTTGGCTATCTTTTATATCCTAATCCCGGCATTGCACCCTTTAAAAATACTCCTCCCATCTTTACGGATCGAATGCCCTTTGAAGTAGATGAGGGAGAATCCGAATTTGTCTATGCCCTCTTGGATCGCAAAGAATTTAAGTTTTCGAACCTAGAACGTCATATTAAAGTAACCCAAGGTTTTTTTATGATGACCAGCGGACCAGCAATCATTACAGTTGCGCCGGCCACCGACCCCTCAGACTTAGAATCTTTACCTTCCCTTGATTCGGTACGCGCCTTCCTCTGGGAACGGGATATGTGTTTTGTTCTCCATCGCGGAGTTTGGCATGGAACCATTCTTCCCCTAGAACCGAAATTCGCCTATATTTTAGCTACTCGCAAGCAAACCTCTGACGAATCCATCGCTCCACTCTATGACGGCGATGTCCAAATCCGTGAATTAGGAGAGACTTTTGAGTTAAAGCTCTAA